A DNA window from Arachis hypogaea cultivar Tifrunner chromosome 18, arahy.Tifrunner.gnm2.J5K5, whole genome shotgun sequence contains the following coding sequences:
- the LOC112772139 gene encoding uncharacterized protein, producing the protein MGTMRDLLLLYCLLHAVSALNSEGETLLSLLRKWTWVPPSINSSWQWQHASPSPCSWAGVQCDHHAQHVVSLNLAGFGIAGRLAPEIGNLTQLHRLDLAANSLHGPIPDTLKNLRNLRYISLADNLFTGHFPASLTQLSQLQIVHLSDNNLNGSVPISIGNMTQLKILYLQDNQLSGTVPSSIGNCSKLQELFLNRNLLQGVLPQSLNNLHDLAYFGAASNSLTGAIPFPVGSCNNLGFLDLSYNVFSGGIPSGLGNCSGLSKLALVNCNLVGRIPSSFGLLTHLSFLHLSNNRLSGTIPSEMGHCKSLIELQLYSNQLEGNIPSDLGNLSKLKDLELFSNRLSGEIPLSIWKIQGLQNVHVYNNHLSGELPLEMTELKHLKNISLFNNRFSGVIPRNLGINSSLVQLDFTNNRFTGNIPPNLCFGKKLSLLTLGINQLQGSMPPGLGSCTTLTRMILKQNALTGPLPDFESNPNLTYMDISNNRIDGAIPPSLGNCRNLTTLILSANKFSGLIPPQLGKLVNLRTLDLAHNNLEGSVPSQLSNCAKMDKFDVGFNSLNGSLSSRLQSWTGLSTLILRENHFSGGIPSFISEFKKLSELQLGGNMLGGRIPGSIGALQNLIYGLNLSSNWLIDGIPVEIGKLKKLQILDLSRNKLTGSIQVLDELASLVEINISYNSFHGPVPKMLVKLLNSSLPSFLGNPGLCISCSMRDGLACTKSKYLKPCDNKSPKRKGLSKVEIVLTAIGSSIFVILALYAFAFAGKSKHGVNNNNIICGEEGSSSLLNKVMEATDNLSERFVIGRGAHGVVYKALVGPDQAFAVKKLGFGTSRFKKLSMVTEIQTLGRIRHRNLVKVEDFWLRKDFGLILYRYMPNGSLHDVLHEKNPRPVVLEWRVRYKIAVGVSHGLAYLHYDCDPPIVHRDIKPKNILLDSDMEPHIADFGIAKLLSVLTEKSPSSLSSSLPLGTIGYIAPENAYATTASRESDVYSYGVVLLELLTRKKAADDGDLVGWVGSLWRETAEIGQIVDPGLAQEFIDTHIMEQVTKVLMVALRCTEQDPHNRPPMTLVTKLLSDANPPTTNTNPKG; encoded by the coding sequence ATGGGTACGATGAGGGATCTTCTCTTGTTGTATTGCTTGTTGCATGCTGTTTCTGCACTGAACTCTGAAGGGGAGACTCTGCTTTCACTCTTGAGGAAGTGGACATGGGTGCCTCCTTCCATAAACTCCAGCTGGCAATGGCAGCATGCCTCTCCGTCTCCATGCTCGTGGGCAGGAGTTCAATGTGACCATCATGCCCAGCACGTCGTCTCTCTTAACCTTGCTGGCTTCGGGATTGCCGGTCGCTTAGCACCTGAAATCGGGAATCTCACTCAGTTGCACCGTTTGGACCTTGCTGCAAACTCGCTCCACGGCCCAATACCTGATACCTTGAAAAACTTGCGCAACTTAAGGTACATAAGCCTTGCTGATAATTTATTCACAGGCCATTTTCCAGCTTCCTTGACTCAACTCTCACAGCTACAAATTGTTCACCTCTCTGACAACAATCTAAACGGTTCCGTCCCCATAAGTATTGGGAACATGACTCAGCTCAAGATCCTGTATCTTCAGGATAACCAATTATCTGGGACAGTTCCCTCATCCATTGGCAACTGCAGCAAACTACAAGAGTTGTTTTTGAATCGGAATCTGTTGCAAGGTGTTCTGCCTCAGAGTCTAAACAACCTCCATGATCTTGCTTATTTTGGTGCTGCCAGCAACAGCCTTACTGGTGCCATTCCATTTCCAGTGGGCTCTTGTAACAATTTAGGGTTTCTGGATCTATCATATAATGTGTTTAGTGGAGGCATTCCCTCTGGCTTGGGGAACTGTAGTGGTTTATCAAAATTGGCTCTTGTCAACTGTAACTTAGTCGGAAGGATTCCATCCTCCTTTGGTTTACTGACCCATCTTTCTTTTCTACATCTTTCTAATAACCGCTTATCCGGAACAATACCTTCCGAAATGGGACACTGCAAGTCTTTGATAGAGTTGCAACTGTATTCCAATCAactggagggaaatatcccaagTGATCTTGGGAATTTGAGTAAACTCAAGGACCTTGAGTTGTTTTCCAATCGATTAAGTGGCGAAATTCCACTGAGCATTTGGAAGATTCAGGGTTTGCAGAATGTCCATGTGTATAACAATCACCTCTCTGGTGAGCTACCTTTGGAAATGACAGAGCTCAAGCACCTGAAGAACATCTCATTGTTCAACAACCGCTTCTCTGGAGTCATACCTCGAAACTTGGGAATTAATAGCAGTTTAGTCCAGCTGGACTTTACAAATAATAGGTTCACCGGCAACATCCCACCAAATCTCTGTTTTGGCAAGAAATTGAGCTTGCTGACTCTAGGCATCAATCAACTTCAAGGTAGCATGCCTCCTGGTTTGGGAAGTTGTACAACTCTTACGAGAATGATTCTCAAACAAAATGCTCTCACTGGGCCTCTTCCTGATTTCGAAAGCAATCCAAATCTCACATATATGGATATCAGCAATAACAGAATTGATGGAGCAATTCCACCCAGTTTGGGAAACTGCAGAAATCTCACCACCTTAATTTTGTCTGCGAACAAATTTTCGGGGCTTATACCTCCGCAACTTGGAAAGCTTGTGAATCTCCGAACCTTGGATCTTGCTCACAACAACTTAGAAGGCTCTGTGCCATCTCAGCTGTCAAATTGTGCCAAAATGGACAAGTTTGATGTGGGATTCAACTCCCTAAATGGTTCATTGTCATCAAGGTTGCAGAGCTGGACAGGGCTAAGCACATTGATTTTGAGAGAGAATCATTTTAGTGGAGGCATCCCATCTTTCATTTCAGAATTTAAAAAGCTTTCTGAATTGCAGCTTGGTGGTAATATGCTTGGAGGCAGAATTCCTGGATCTATTGGAGCATTGCAGAATTTGATCTATGGGTTGAATCTAAGTTCCAATTGGCTGATAGATGGCATTCCCGTGGAGATTGGAAAACTGAAAAAATTGCAAATATTGGATCTATCTCGGAACAAGTTGACAGGAAGCATACAAGTTCTTGATGAACTCGCCTCATTAGTTGAAATCAACATTTCATACAACTCTTTTCATGGTCCTGTGCCGAAGATGCTAGTGAAGTTGTTAAATTCTTCATTGCCATCATTTTTGGGCAATCCTGGACTGTGTATTAGTTGTTCAATGCGGGATGGCCTGGCTTGCACTAAAAGCAAGTACCTGAAGCCATGCGATAACAAATCACCTAAGCGGAAAGGCCTTAGTAAAGTTGAAATAGTGTTGACAGCAATTGGATCATCCATTTTTGTCATCTTAGCGCTTTATGCGTTTGCTTTTGCTGGGAAGTCAAAGCATGGAGTCAATAATAACAATATTATCTGTGGAGAGGAGGGGTCTTCCTCCTTACTTAACAAAGTCATGGAGGCTACAGACAACCTAAGTGAACGGTTTGTCATTGGCAGAGGAGCCCATGGAGTTGTCTACAAAGCCCTGGTGGGTCCCGACCAGGCTTTTGCAGTGAAGAAGTTGGGATTTGGTACAAGCAGATTTAAGAAGTTGAGCATGGTGACAGAGATCCAAACCCTCGGAAGAATTAGGCATCGAAATCTGGTGAAAGTAGAAGACTTTTGGTTGAGAAAAGACTTTGGGCTAATCTTGTACAGGTACATGCCAAATGGGAGCCTCCATGATGTGTTGCATGAAAAGAATCCAAGGCCAGTTGTCTTAGAGTGGAGGGTGCGGTATAAGATAGCTGTTGGGGTTTCTCATGGACTGGCTTATCTCCATTATGATTGTGATCCTCCCATAGTACACCGAGACATCAAGCCAAAGAATATACTTCTGGACTCTGATATGGAGCCTCATATCGCTGACTTTGGCATTGCCAAACTGTTGTCGGTATTGACAGAGAAATCGCCTTCATCATTGTCGTCGTCTCTCCCCCTTGGCACAATTGGTTATATTGCACCAGAGAATGCATATGCAACAACAGCTAGTAGGGAGTCAGACGTGTATAGTTACGGGGTAGTCTTGCTTGAACTCCTAACCAGAAAGAAGGCAGCGGATGATGGTGATTTGGTGGGTTGGGTTGGATCCCTCTGGAGAGAAACAGCAGAAATTGGCCAAATTGTGGATCCAGGGCTTGCACAAGAATTCATTGACACCCACATAATGGAGCAAGTTACCAAAGTGCTTATGGTGGCTCTGAGATGCACTGAGCAGGATCCCCACAACAGACCCCCAATGACACTTGTTACCAAGCTCTTATCAGATGCAAATCCACCAACAACTAATACTAATCCTAAGGGCTAG
- the LOC112773142 gene encoding D-3-phosphoglycerate dehydrogenase 2, chloroplastic-like gives MFQSMASSTYTKAVFPSSTRSASTSLASLTTKNPFLRVSSLSGSRCASCYCQRACASVVNVTSVLKTADSKSSSTTSSKDLSPHGSKPTILVSEKLGEAGLQLLREVGEVECAYDLSPEQLCNKISSCDALIVRSATKVTRQVFEASKGRLKVVGRAGVGIDNVDLQAATEYGCLVVNAPTANTIAAAEHGIALLAAMARNVAQADASIKAGKWQRNKYVGVSMVGKTLAVMGFGKVGSEVARRAKGLGMNVIAHDPYAPADRARAVGVELVSFENAIAAADFISLHMPLTATTKKIFNDATFAKMKKGVRIINVARGGVIDEDALVKALDAGTVAQAALDVFAEEPPPKDSKLVKHENVTVTPHLGASTKEAQEGVAIEIAEAVVGALRGELSATAVNAPMVAPEVVSELAPYVLLAEKLGRLAVQLVSGGKGIKAVKVVYRSARGHDDLDTRLLRAMITKGIIEPISNSIVNIVNADFTAKEKGLRISEERIVVDSSPELPLDSIQVQISNVESKFASAVKVNGEISIEGKVKDGMPHLTCVGSFGVDVSLEGNLILCRQIDQPGMIGRVGNILADHNVNVSFMSVGRTSRGKMAIMAIGVDEEPNKVALENIGSVSAIEEFVFLKL, from the exons ATGTTTCAATCAATGGCGTCGTCTACGTACACCAAAGCCGTGTTTCCTTCGAGTACGAGATCAGCATCAACATCGCTTGCCTCATTAACCACCAAAAACCCCTTCCTGAGAGTCTCATCATTATCTGGTTCTCGTTGCGCTTCTTGTTATTGCCAGCGCGCGTGTGCCTCGGTGGTGAACGTCACCAGTGTGTTGAAGACGGCGGACTCGAAATCTTCGTCCACAACAAGCAGCAAGGATCTGTCCCCTCATGGTTCAAAACCCACCATATTGGTGTCGGAGAAGCTAGGAGAGGCGGGGCTGCAACTGCTACGTGAGGTCGGGGAGGTGGAGTGCGCATACGACCTGTCACCGGAGCAGCTGTGCAACAAGATCTCGTCGTGTGATGCGCTGATAGTGAGGAGCGCCACCAAGGTGACCAGGCAGGTCTTCGAAGCTTCCAAAGGAAGGCTGAAGGTTGTCGGCAGAGCAGGTGTCGGCATTGACAATGTCGATCTTCAAGCTGCAACCGAATACGGCTGCCTTGTAGTCAACGCCCCCACCGCCAACACCATTGCAGCTGCTGAGCATGGCATTGCTCTCCTTGCTGCCATGGCAAGGAACGTTGCCCAAGCCGACGCCTCCATCAAAGCCG GGAAATGGCAAAGAAACAAGTATGTGGGAGTATCGATGGTTGGGAAGACGTTAGCAGTGATGGGGTTTGGAAAAGTTGGGTCTGAGGTGGCGAGGCGAGCGAAAGGGTTGGGAATGAATGTGATTGCACATGATCCTTATGCCCCGGCAGACAGGGCCCGTGCTGTTGGGGTGGAATTGGTGTCATTTGAGAATGCCATCGCCGCCGCAGACTTCATCTCTCTGCACATGCCGCTTACCGCAACTACTAAGAAGATCTTCAACGACGCCACTTTTGCAAAGATGAAGAAAGGAGTCCGCATCATCAATGTTGCTAGAGGTGGTGTAATCGATGAAGATGCCCTGGTCAAAGCCCTTGACGCCGGAACAGTTGCCCAGGCGGCACTCGACGTCTTCGCGGAGGAGCCCCCACCAAAAGATAGCAAGCTAGTGAAACACGAGAACGTAACGGTGACGCCTCATCTGGGAGCCAGCACAAAAGAGGCACAGGAGGGTGTGGCAATCGAGATAGCAGAGGCTGTTGTTGGAGCACTGAGGGGGGAGCTGTCGGCAACTGCAGTGAATGCTCCCATGGTTGCTCCTGAGGTGGTGTCAGAGCTGGCACCATACGTATTGCTAGCTGAGAAGCTTGGGAGACTTGCGGTGCAGTTGGTGTCCGGAGGGAAAGGCATCAAGGCCGTGAAGGTGGTGTACCGATCAGCGAGAGGACACGATGACCTGGACACCAGACTCCTCAGAGCCATGATCACAAAGGGCATCATCGAGCCCATATCAAATTCAATTGTCAACATTGTGAATGCGGACTTCACCGCCAAGGAGAAGGGGCTCCGCATAAGCGAGGAGAGGATAGTGGTTGACTCATCGCCGGAGCTGCCCCTGGATTCCATTCAGGTTCAGATCTCGAATGTCGAGTCCAAATTTGCGAGCGCTGTGAAGGTAAACGGTGAGATCAGCATCGAGGGGAAAGTGAAGGATGGGATGCCGCACCTTACGTGCGTTGGGTCCTTCGGTGTGGATGTGAGCTTGGAAGGGAACCTCATCCTTTGCCGCCAGATCGATCAGCCAGGGATGATTGGTCGCGTCGGAAACATACTGGCTGACCACAATGTCAATGTTAGCTTCATGAGCGTTGGAAGGACTTCCCGTGGGAAGATGGCTATCATGGCCATTGGCGTCGATGAAGAACCAAACAAAGTTGCTCTTGAAAACATCGGCTCCGTTTCTGCTATCGAGGAGTTTGTTTTTCTCAAACTTTAG